In Tachysurus fulvidraco isolate hzauxx_2018 chromosome 1, HZAU_PFXX_2.0, whole genome shotgun sequence, a single window of DNA contains:
- the tmem236 gene encoding transmembrane protein 236 isoform X2 — MFSGRTIKLILYELLEFACLCVPVLVVLERFASLMMSVKCNDTTVYWLVVAASIAYVTTVSLLVWAPLKFFILKSRGLFKDVTNWRPVTLAHTLLCTLPCFAILIASSKVQLDNEILYDHFSELPVSLVLFALICMDIIERVRPYRLTGKGNLYLEAPGPVLTHLEQVSTVSSHLQSNRAANGSPLRSEVMSTSPSGRWVDTDSISRSSSMAYLYSSHSDSGFFRFICFRDPRHELFLETFIFWLDTVEMIRVAGVQDVYNSNWVFPIYILSFFSILRVVVTPKSPLLTCLGAVTQELPFLVLRLCLVNIFGYVTPILYIMKNLLSCLTFVYFHFLTKLKVFSRGSMF, encoded by the exons ATGTTTTCTGGAAGGACAATCAAGCTTATCCTGTATGAGCtgttggagtttgcatgtctgtgtgtgcctgtgcttgTAGTTCTAGAGCGATTTGCATCGCTTATGATGTCTGTGAAATGCAACGACACTACTGTTTACTGGTTGGTGGTAGCAGCTTCCATAGCCTATGTGACCACTGTGTCTCTGCTTGTTTGGGCGCCACTGAAGTTTTTTATCCTGAAGTCCAGGGGGTTGTTTAAAGACGTTACTAACTG GAGACCTGtgactctcgctcacacacttcTCTGCACGCTACCGTGTTTTGCCATTCTTATTGCCAGCTCGAAG GTTCAGTTGGACAACGAAATTTTATATGACCACTTTAGTGAGCTTCCTGTCTCACTGGTGCTCTTTGCCCTCATCTGCATGGACATTATAGAGAGAGTTCGTCCATACCGCCTGACAGGAAAAG GTAATCTGTACCTTGAGGCTCCTGGTCCTGTTCTGACTCACCTGGAGCAGGTGTCCACTGTGTCATCGCACCTGCAAAGTAACAGAGCTGCAAATGGCTCACcactgaggtcagaggtcatgagTACATCACCATCAGGACGCTGGGTAGATACGGATAGCATCTCACGGTCTTCCAGTATGGCCTATTTGTACTCCTCCCACTCTGATTCAGGCTTTTTCCGTTTCATCTGTTTTCGAGACCCTCGCCATGAGCTCTTCCTGGAGACATTTATTTTCTGGCTGGACACAGTGGAGATGATAAGAGTGGCTGGGGTTCAGGATGTCTACAACTCAAACTGGGTCTTTCCTATATACATCCTAAGCTTTTTCTCCATTCTGCGTGTGGTTGTAACTCCTAAAAGTCCATTGCTGACTTGTTTAGGAGCGGTAACACAGGAGCTACCCTTCCTGGTTTTACGGCTCTGTCTGGTGAATATCTTTGGTTACGTGACTCCGATACTCTACATCATGAAGAACCTGCTCTCATGCCTAACTTTTGTTTACTTTCACTTCTTGACCAAGTTGAAGGTGTTCAGCAGAGGAAGTATGTTCTGA
- the tmem236 gene encoding transmembrane protein 236 isoform X1, which produces MFSGRTIKLILYELLEFACLCVPVLVVLERFASLMMSVKCNDTTVYWLVVAASIAYVTTVSLLVWAPLKFFILKSRGLFKDVTNWRPVTLAHTLLCTLPCFAILIASSKVQLDNEILYDHFSELPVSLVLFALICMDIIERVRPYRLTGKAGNLYLEAPGPVLTHLEQVSTVSSHLQSNRAANGSPLRSEVMSTSPSGRWVDTDSISRSSSMAYLYSSHSDSGFFRFICFRDPRHELFLETFIFWLDTVEMIRVAGVQDVYNSNWVFPIYILSFFSILRVVVTPKSPLLTCLGAVTQELPFLVLRLCLVNIFGYVTPILYIMKNLLSCLTFVYFHFLTKLKVFSRGSMF; this is translated from the exons ATGTTTTCTGGAAGGACAATCAAGCTTATCCTGTATGAGCtgttggagtttgcatgtctgtgtgtgcctgtgcttgTAGTTCTAGAGCGATTTGCATCGCTTATGATGTCTGTGAAATGCAACGACACTACTGTTTACTGGTTGGTGGTAGCAGCTTCCATAGCCTATGTGACCACTGTGTCTCTGCTTGTTTGGGCGCCACTGAAGTTTTTTATCCTGAAGTCCAGGGGGTTGTTTAAAGACGTTACTAACTG GAGACCTGtgactctcgctcacacacttcTCTGCACGCTACCGTGTTTTGCCATTCTTATTGCCAGCTCGAAG GTTCAGTTGGACAACGAAATTTTATATGACCACTTTAGTGAGCTTCCTGTCTCACTGGTGCTCTTTGCCCTCATCTGCATGGACATTATAGAGAGAGTTCGTCCATACCGCCTGACAGGAAAAG CAGGTAATCTGTACCTTGAGGCTCCTGGTCCTGTTCTGACTCACCTGGAGCAGGTGTCCACTGTGTCATCGCACCTGCAAAGTAACAGAGCTGCAAATGGCTCACcactgaggtcagaggtcatgagTACATCACCATCAGGACGCTGGGTAGATACGGATAGCATCTCACGGTCTTCCAGTATGGCCTATTTGTACTCCTCCCACTCTGATTCAGGCTTTTTCCGTTTCATCTGTTTTCGAGACCCTCGCCATGAGCTCTTCCTGGAGACATTTATTTTCTGGCTGGACACAGTGGAGATGATAAGAGTGGCTGGGGTTCAGGATGTCTACAACTCAAACTGGGTCTTTCCTATATACATCCTAAGCTTTTTCTCCATTCTGCGTGTGGTTGTAACTCCTAAAAGTCCATTGCTGACTTGTTTAGGAGCGGTAACACAGGAGCTACCCTTCCTGGTTTTACGGCTCTGTCTGGTGAATATCTTTGGTTACGTGACTCCGATACTCTACATCATGAAGAACCTGCTCTCATGCCTAACTTTTGTTTACTTTCACTTCTTGACCAAGTTGAAGGTGTTCAGCAGAGGAAGTATGTTCTGA